A part of Arthrobacter dokdonellae genomic DNA contains:
- a CDS encoding GtrA family protein translates to MATTTPAEPAALEPVPATANGGTMRAALSRFWQRHPLLYSQLRGFGVVAVICTAVSMLIFAALRHPMGTQWANAISLVLCSVLNTELNRRISFGVHGMHLWWRDQRRGLWVMLLALAMTSGSLWLLHEVSPKASIVSELVVITLGNVASAVMRFVLLRYWIFRRLRRPVPAPA, encoded by the coding sequence ATGGCAACTACAACTCCGGCTGAACCTGCGGCCCTTGAACCAGTGCCCGCCACAGCGAACGGCGGGACAATGCGCGCGGCCTTGTCGCGCTTCTGGCAGCGCCATCCCCTTTTGTACTCGCAGCTGCGGGGCTTTGGCGTGGTGGCGGTCATTTGCACCGCGGTCTCCATGCTGATCTTCGCCGCGCTGCGCCACCCCATGGGGACACAGTGGGCCAACGCCATTTCGCTGGTCCTGTGTTCGGTGCTCAACACGGAGCTGAACCGCCGCATCAGCTTTGGCGTGCACGGTATGCACCTGTGGTGGCGCGACCAGCGTCGCGGCCTGTGGGTCATGCTGCTGGCACTGGCCATGACCAGCGGCAGCCTGTGGCTGCTCCACGAGGTATCCCCGAAGGCGTCCATCGTCTCCGAGCTCGTTGTCATCACGCTGGGCAACGTGGCCTCGGCCGTGATGCGCTTCGTGCTGCTGCGCTATTGGATCTTCCGCAGGCTGCGCAGGCCGGTGCCGGCGCCCGCATAG
- a CDS encoding cysteine desulfurase family protein, with the protein MIFLDAAATTPVRREVIEAMFPFLTNQFGNPSSHHELGGTATNALAVAREQAAAALGCHAEELTFTSGGTEADNLALKGIALARRAADPRRNRVVISAVEHPAVAESADYLRRVHGFTVDVVPVGPDAVVDPAEFARVLAGGAFRQDAHDAGPRVGAAAAGWVPGHDVAVASVLYANNEVGTVQDIRTLAAEARDLGVPFHTDAVQAAGWLNLDVQGLGVDALSLSGHKIGAPKGVGLLFLRGGVPCEPLVHGGGQERGTRSGTENVAFAVALGTALRLSEAGREAAVEQVAALRDRFIDQVLERVPSARLTGHRTRRLPSVASFCFPGTSGESVLLELERHSVICSSGSACAAGSDEPSEVLTAMGVEREVAQTALRFSFGAVVTSGQLDTAADELVAAVERLGNYAGAGTGLRSLRKIQ; encoded by the coding sequence ATGATCTTCCTGGACGCCGCCGCCACCACCCCGGTCCGCCGCGAGGTGATCGAGGCCATGTTCCCGTTTTTGACCAACCAGTTCGGCAACCCGTCCAGCCACCACGAGCTGGGCGGCACCGCGACTAACGCCCTGGCGGTCGCCCGGGAGCAGGCGGCCGCCGCACTCGGCTGCCACGCGGAGGAGCTCACGTTCACCTCCGGCGGCACCGAGGCGGACAACTTGGCGCTGAAGGGCATTGCGCTGGCCCGCCGTGCCGCCGACCCCCGCCGCAACCGGGTGGTCATCAGCGCCGTGGAGCATCCCGCCGTCGCCGAGTCCGCCGACTACCTCCGGCGCGTCCACGGCTTCACGGTGGACGTGGTGCCCGTGGGGCCCGACGCCGTGGTGGATCCGGCGGAGTTTGCGCGAGTGCTGGCAGGCGGCGCCTTCCGTCAGGACGCGCACGACGCCGGACCCCGGGTTGGCGCCGCGGCCGCCGGCTGGGTGCCGGGCCACGACGTCGCGGTGGCCTCCGTCCTGTACGCCAACAACGAGGTGGGCACGGTGCAGGACATCCGGACCCTGGCTGCCGAGGCCCGGGACCTTGGCGTGCCCTTTCATACGGACGCCGTGCAGGCGGCCGGCTGGCTCAACTTGGACGTGCAGGGACTCGGCGTGGACGCGCTGAGCCTCTCCGGGCACAAGATTGGCGCGCCGAAGGGCGTAGGCCTGCTGTTCCTGCGCGGCGGCGTGCCGTGCGAGCCGCTGGTCCACGGCGGCGGGCAGGAGCGCGGCACCCGCTCGGGCACGGAAAATGTGGCGTTTGCCGTGGCGCTGGGCACGGCGCTGCGGCTCTCGGAGGCAGGCCGGGAGGCCGCCGTCGAACAGGTGGCGGCCTTGCGGGACCGCTTCATCGACCAGGTCCTGGAGAGGGTCCCGTCGGCACGGTTGACGGGGCACCGCACGCGGCGGCTGCCTTCCGTGGCGTCGTTCTGCTTCCCGGGGACCAGCGGGGAATCCGTGCTGCTGGAGCTCGAACGGCACTCGGTCATCTGTTCCTCGGGCTCGGCGTGCGCGGCGGGCTCGGACGAGCCCTCCGAGGTGCTGACGGCCATGGGCGTGGAACGCGAAGTGGCCCAGACGGCGCTGCGCTTCAGTTTCGGCGCCGTCGTCACCTCCGGGCAGCTGGACACGGCGGCCGATGAACTGGTGGCCGCCGTCGAACGCCTGGGAAACTATGCGGGCGCCGGCACCGGCCTGCGCAGCCTGCGGAAGATCCAATAG
- the nadC gene encoding carboxylating nicotinate-nucleotide diphosphorylase, with product MAAPLPTLPAAIVDNILRAAFVEDAPYGDITSATLLPARAKATAWLVAREPGIFSGGDVFTAAMKMQDQAAEVEQFVADGQPFAAGERIMGVTGLARSVLTAERVALNLTQRMSAIATQTAEYARLIEGTAARVTDTRKTTPGLRALERYAVRCGGGHNHRFSLSDAVLAKDNHLAVLTGGDPAKLTAALAGVRAQLPHTVHFEVEVDHIGQIEPVLAAGVDTIMLDNFTNEELVEGVALVNGRALVEASGNVNLATIAGIALTGVDIISVGALTHSVRALDLGLDIAIEA from the coding sequence ATGGCGGCCCCGCTGCCAACCCTCCCCGCCGCGATTGTTGACAACATCCTGCGGGCAGCATTTGTGGAGGACGCACCGTACGGCGACATCACCTCGGCCACGCTGCTGCCCGCACGGGCGAAGGCCACAGCCTGGCTCGTGGCCCGGGAACCGGGAATCTTTTCCGGCGGGGACGTCTTCACCGCCGCCATGAAGATGCAGGACCAGGCCGCCGAGGTGGAGCAGTTCGTCGCCGACGGCCAGCCCTTTGCCGCAGGGGAACGGATCATGGGCGTCACGGGCCTGGCGCGCAGCGTGCTGACCGCCGAGCGCGTGGCGCTGAATCTCACGCAGCGCATGAGCGCGATCGCCACCCAGACCGCCGAGTACGCAAGGCTCATCGAGGGCACCGCGGCCCGCGTCACGGACACCCGCAAGACCACCCCGGGCCTGCGCGCCCTGGAACGCTACGCGGTGCGCTGCGGCGGCGGGCACAACCACCGCTTTTCGCTCTCGGATGCCGTGCTGGCCAAGGACAACCACCTGGCCGTGCTCACCGGCGGAGACCCCGCCAAGCTGACAGCCGCGCTCGCAGGGGTCCGCGCCCAGCTCCCGCACACCGTCCACTTCGAGGTCGAGGTGGATCACATCGGGCAGATCGAACCCGTGCTCGCGGCGGGCGTGGACACCATCATGCTGGACAACTTCACCAACGAAGAACTCGTCGAGGGGGTGGCGCTGGTCAACGGCCGAGCCCTGGTCGAAGCCAGCGGCAACGTCAACCTGGCCACCATCGCAGGCATTGCCCTCACGGGGGTGGACATCATCTCCGTCGGTGCGCTGACCCACAGCGTGCGTGCGCTGGACCTGGGCCTGGACATCGCCATTGAGGCCTGA
- a CDS encoding L-aspartate oxidase: MTARNSHLIVVGSGIAGLFSSLLAAEAGLRVTLVTKGALAQSNTRFAQGGICAVLGPDDAAPGDTVEAHVADTLAAGAGQCNPEAVRILCREACGDITALERFGVAFDRDGATGRRLLGLEGAHSAARILHAGGDATGAAIADGLIRAVRAAVDLGTVRLMEHAFVRDLVVDAGRVTGVSLLTPSGAHLTMSADAVLLATGGAGQLFDFTTNPAVATADGLAAAWRAGATVTDLEYFQFHPTALAVGENFLVSEAVRGAGAVLRDSTGTAFMGRYHPDADLAPRDVVSRSIVAHLARAGSTAGETVVLDATGVEAAHGAGYLARRFPTIDARTRELGFDWTREWLPVTPAAHYWMGGVATNLRGQTSLPGLYAAGEVACTGVHGANRLASNSLLEGLVFGRRAVESFLESTTTRPGAPRGGAGHEAAGGWPAGDEQVGAGPAAGWPAHLLALSSARSIDARSIDAVPDLDGPAVQDYAGVAFIGPSGGAALTRHQLQRLMGAHAGVVRTADGLRAAAQQLAAWRQEPRTVAPPAAQAAWRKEPGTVAPPAARTAVTPTQAPVAPAVGSAPPPAAQAEAELENLRLVAELLVHAALARENSAGAHFRGDFPEEPAPGRSPHTWVHATAGRSAHLPTSLPVLESETV, translated from the coding sequence ATGACTGCGCGCAACTCGCACCTCATTGTGGTCGGCAGTGGAATCGCCGGGCTGTTCAGCAGCCTGCTGGCCGCCGAGGCAGGGCTGCGCGTCACGCTCGTGACCAAGGGGGCGCTGGCGCAGAGCAACACCCGCTTCGCCCAGGGCGGCATCTGCGCCGTGCTGGGGCCGGACGACGCCGCCCCAGGCGACACGGTGGAGGCGCATGTTGCCGATACGCTGGCGGCCGGTGCCGGCCAGTGCAACCCCGAGGCCGTGCGCATCCTGTGCAGGGAGGCGTGCGGCGACATCACCGCCCTGGAACGCTTCGGGGTCGCCTTCGACCGTGACGGCGCCACGGGCCGGCGCCTGCTCGGGCTCGAGGGCGCACATTCGGCCGCCCGCATCCTCCATGCCGGCGGCGACGCCACCGGCGCGGCGATTGCCGATGGCCTGATCCGCGCCGTGCGCGCAGCCGTGGACCTGGGCACCGTCCGGCTCATGGAGCACGCGTTTGTGAGAGACCTGGTGGTCGACGCCGGACGCGTCACCGGCGTTTCCCTGCTCACCCCCAGCGGTGCCCACCTGACCATGAGTGCCGACGCCGTCCTGCTCGCCACCGGGGGAGCCGGGCAGCTGTTCGACTTCACCACCAACCCGGCGGTTGCCACGGCCGACGGGCTAGCCGCCGCGTGGCGGGCCGGGGCAACCGTCACGGACCTCGAATACTTCCAGTTTCATCCCACGGCGCTTGCCGTAGGCGAGAACTTCCTGGTGTCCGAGGCAGTCCGCGGGGCCGGGGCCGTCCTCCGCGACAGCACCGGAACCGCCTTCATGGGGCGGTACCACCCCGACGCCGACCTCGCCCCGCGCGACGTCGTGTCCCGCAGCATCGTCGCGCACCTCGCCCGGGCCGGGTCCACCGCAGGCGAAACCGTCGTCCTGGACGCCACCGGCGTGGAGGCGGCCCACGGCGCCGGCTATCTGGCGCGGCGTTTCCCCACGATCGATGCCCGGACGCGCGAGCTGGGCTTCGACTGGACGCGCGAATGGCTGCCCGTCACGCCGGCCGCGCACTACTGGATGGGCGGGGTGGCCACCAACCTGCGGGGGCAGACGTCGCTTCCGGGCCTGTACGCCGCCGGCGAGGTGGCCTGCACCGGCGTCCACGGCGCCAACCGCCTTGCTTCCAACTCCCTTCTCGAGGGCCTCGTGTTCGGCCGCCGCGCCGTGGAGTCTTTTCTGGAATCCACAACTACCCGCCCCGGGGCCCCACGCGGCGGTGCCGGCCACGAAGCCGCGGGCGGCTGGCCAGCCGGGGACGAGCAGGTGGGCGCGGGGCCTGCCGCCGGATGGCCAGCCCACCTGCTGGCGCTGTCCTCCGCCCGCTCAATCGACGCCCGCTCAATCGACGCGGTACCGGATCTGGACGGACCGGCCGTGCAGGACTACGCCGGTGTCGCTTTTATAGGCCCATCCGGTGGCGCCGCATTGACGCGGCACCAACTCCAGCGCCTCATGGGGGCCCATGCCGGTGTGGTCCGAACAGCGGACGGGCTCAGGGCGGCGGCCCAGCAGCTGGCCGCCTGGCGGCAGGAGCCACGTACTGTCGCGCCGCCCGCCGCTCAGGCCGCCTGGCGGAAGGAGCCAGGGACGGTCGCGCCGCCCGCCGCCCGCACTGCCGTGACTCCAACGCAGGCTCCAGTGGCACCCGCGGTGGGATCAGCCCCGCCGCCCGCCGCCCAAGCGGAGGCGGAGCTGGAAAACCTCCGGCTCGTGGCCGAACTGCTGGTCCACGCGGCCCTGGCCCGCGAGAATTCCGCGGGCGCGCACTTCCGCGGCGACTTCCCCGAAGAACCGGCACCCGGGCGGAGCCCGCACACCTGGGTACATGCCACGGCCGGCCGATCCGCCCACCTTCCCACCAGCCTTCCCGTTCTTGAAAGCGAAACAGTATGA
- the nadA gene encoding quinolinate synthase NadA, with protein sequence MSSVNTTIQLITREQAEQRDATLIGTPGRPQESCDDALAKGPWEFDLAEALAETPGYGPGASNADVAPAATPRQGQLPQEYKDASDDDLTARILAAKEELGDRVVVLGHFYQRDEVVRFADFLGDSFQLANAAKARADAEAIVFCGVHFMAETADMLSGAHQSVILPNLAAGCSMADMADVPSVEACWAELEAYYGTEPDADGRVPVIPVTYMNSSAALKAFCGERGGIVCTSSNAATVLEWAYERGQRVLFFPDQHLGRNTAKAMGIPLEQMPLWNPRQPLGGNSPEVMDQAKVVLWQGFCSVHKRFTTAQIDQARADFPGVRVIVHPECPMEVVDAADESGSTDYILKAVQAAPDGSTFAIGTEINMVNRLAGQYPQHTIFCLDPVICPCSTMYRIHPGYLAWVLEGLVRGEVLNQITVPEATAVHARVALERMLAAKPRAVQERSARQAAATSRTQPARTQPGSAPAPASVGAPEQASAGARDGAAQGTPVA encoded by the coding sequence ATGTCATCCGTGAACACCACCATCCAGCTCATCACCCGCGAGCAGGCCGAACAGCGGGACGCGACGCTGATCGGCACACCGGGCCGGCCACAGGAAAGCTGCGACGACGCACTGGCCAAGGGTCCCTGGGAGTTTGATCTGGCCGAGGCACTTGCCGAAACGCCCGGCTACGGCCCCGGCGCCTCCAACGCGGACGTCGCCCCGGCCGCCACGCCGCGCCAAGGCCAGCTGCCCCAGGAATACAAGGACGCGTCCGACGACGACCTCACCGCCCGCATCCTCGCCGCCAAGGAGGAACTTGGCGACCGCGTCGTCGTTCTCGGCCACTTCTATCAGCGCGACGAGGTGGTCAGGTTTGCCGACTTCCTGGGCGACTCCTTCCAGCTGGCCAATGCGGCCAAGGCACGGGCCGACGCCGAGGCCATCGTGTTTTGCGGTGTCCACTTCATGGCCGAAACGGCCGACATGCTCTCCGGCGCGCACCAGTCGGTGATCCTGCCGAACCTGGCCGCCGGCTGTTCCATGGCCGACATGGCCGATGTGCCGTCCGTGGAAGCCTGCTGGGCCGAACTCGAGGCGTACTACGGCACCGAGCCGGACGCCGACGGGCGCGTGCCCGTCATCCCCGTGACCTATATGAATTCCTCCGCGGCCCTGAAGGCGTTCTGCGGCGAGCGCGGCGGGATCGTGTGCACGTCCTCGAATGCCGCCACGGTGCTGGAATGGGCCTACGAGCGCGGCCAGCGGGTGCTGTTCTTCCCCGACCAGCACCTGGGCCGCAACACGGCCAAGGCCATGGGCATCCCCCTGGAGCAGATGCCGCTCTGGAACCCGCGCCAACCTCTGGGCGGCAACAGCCCTGAGGTCATGGACCAGGCGAAGGTGGTCCTGTGGCAGGGATTCTGCTCGGTCCACAAACGCTTCACCACGGCGCAGATCGACCAGGCCCGGGCGGACTTCCCCGGAGTGCGCGTGATCGTCCACCCCGAATGCCCCATGGAGGTGGTGGACGCCGCGGACGAGTCCGGCTCCACCGACTACATCCTCAAGGCCGTCCAAGCCGCCCCGGACGGCAGCACCTTCGCCATCGGCACGGAGATCAACATGGTGAACCGGCTGGCCGGGCAGTACCCGCAGCACACCATCTTCTGCCTGGACCCGGTGATCTGCCCGTGTTCCACCATGTACCGCATCCACCCCGGCTACCTGGCCTGGGTGCTTGAGGGCCTGGTGCGCGGGGAAGTCCTGAACCAGATCACCGTTCCGGAGGCAACGGCCGTCCACGCACGGGTGGCACTTGAGCGCATGCTGGCCGCGAAGCCGCGAGCCGTGCAGGAACGCTCCGCACGCCAGGCCGCGGCCACGTCACGGACGCAGCCTGCACGGACGCAGCCTGGCAGTGCTCCGGCGCCGGCCTCCGTCGGCGCTCCGGAGCAGGCCTCCGCCGGCGCCCGGGACGGAGCCGCCCAGGGGACTCCGGTCGCATGA
- a CDS encoding NUDIX hydrolase yields the protein MDREPFASAANVSERLAQPPALAISTVIFALRPSEASGRPTLWLPLVRRIREPFKNLWALPGGPLTQADSLQDAAARNLADTTGLAPSYLEQLYAFGGLHRSPSQRVVSIVYWAMVQPTEADMAQESENVKWFRADRLGTLAFDHNQIVDYALWRLRNKMAYGSIAYHLLGETFTLAQVREVYEAVLDRTVDPANFRRQLKQTAHIEATDEYLQGGKHRPPRLYRYTGTTSERSPATDPPADHG from the coding sequence ATGGACCGGGAGCCTTTTGCCAGCGCGGCCAATGTCAGCGAGCGCCTGGCGCAGCCGCCGGCATTGGCCATATCCACCGTCATTTTCGCCCTGCGCCCCAGCGAGGCGAGCGGACGGCCCACCCTGTGGCTGCCGCTGGTGCGCCGCATCCGCGAGCCGTTCAAGAACCTGTGGGCGCTGCCCGGCGGGCCGCTGACCCAGGCGGACTCGCTGCAGGACGCGGCGGCCCGCAACCTGGCGGACACCACGGGGCTGGCGCCGAGCTACCTTGAGCAGCTGTATGCCTTTGGCGGCCTGCACCGCTCCCCGAGCCAGCGCGTCGTTTCGATCGTGTACTGGGCCATGGTGCAGCCCACCGAGGCGGACATGGCGCAGGAATCGGAAAACGTGAAGTGGTTCCGCGCCGACCGCCTGGGCACGCTCGCCTTCGACCACAACCAGATTGTGGACTATGCCCTCTGGCGGCTCCGGAACAAGATGGCCTACGGCTCCATCGCGTACCACCTGCTCGGGGAGACGTTCACCCTGGCCCAGGTGCGCGAGGTGTACGAGGCCGTCCTGGACCGCACCGTCGATCCGGCCAACTTCCGGCGCCAGCTCAAGCAGACGGCGCACATTGAAGCCACCGACGAATACCTGCAGGGCGGCAAGCACCGCCCGCCCCGTCTGTACCGCTACACCGGGACCACCTCGGAACGTTCCCCGGCCACCGACCCTCCTGCAGATCATGGGTAA
- a CDS encoding amino acid permease → MSTEPTVDNRTAPATSGLGHSLKQRQLTMMGLGSAIGAGLFLGSGKGIEAAGPAVLVSYLAAGTLIILVMWALGEMAAANPNSGAFSVYAQKALGSVAGSTVGWLWWLQLVVVIAAEALGAASLLVGIWPVLPVWVLTLVFMVVFTAVNLTSVKNYGEFEFWFALLKVAVIVLFLAFGAALLLGWIPGAASPGLGNFTNHGGFAPNGLTGIATGLFVVVFAFGGTEIVAVAAAETANPARSVAIAVRTVVWRILVFYVGSIFVIAAILPWNSPDLDSPFAGVLNSAGIAWAGTAITLVAVAALLSALNANLYGASRMVYSLAERGEAPAIFGRTSPRQVPRAAVAVSVTFGFVAVVLELLFPGRVLDALLNLVGSTCLMVWGTALVSQLVLRRRADRDGTRLPLRMAGFPALTGIGLALLAAIFAVGFFGEQSRAQLIGTFALVAGIAVVCWLAQRRQEGKARQKA, encoded by the coding sequence ATGAGCACCGAGCCGACCGTCGACAACCGGACCGCGCCTGCCACCTCGGGCCTGGGACACTCCCTGAAACAGCGGCAGCTGACCATGATGGGGCTGGGCAGCGCCATCGGCGCCGGGTTGTTCCTGGGCTCGGGCAAGGGCATCGAGGCAGCCGGCCCGGCCGTGCTGGTCTCCTATCTGGCCGCCGGCACCCTCATCATCCTGGTCATGTGGGCGCTGGGGGAAATGGCTGCGGCCAATCCCAACTCCGGGGCATTTTCGGTCTACGCTCAAAAGGCACTGGGCAGCGTGGCCGGGTCCACGGTGGGCTGGCTGTGGTGGCTGCAGCTGGTGGTGGTGATCGCTGCCGAGGCCCTGGGGGCGGCCTCGCTGCTGGTGGGCATTTGGCCCGTCCTGCCGGTCTGGGTGTTGACGCTGGTCTTCATGGTGGTGTTTACGGCAGTCAACCTGACCAGCGTGAAAAACTACGGCGAATTTGAGTTCTGGTTCGCGCTGCTGAAGGTTGCGGTCATTGTGCTGTTCCTGGCGTTCGGCGCCGCTCTGCTGCTCGGCTGGATCCCGGGCGCCGCGTCGCCGGGCCTGGGCAACTTCACCAACCACGGCGGCTTTGCGCCGAACGGCCTCACCGGCATTGCCACGGGACTGTTCGTGGTGGTTTTTGCCTTTGGCGGCACGGAAATCGTGGCGGTCGCCGCTGCGGAGACGGCCAACCCCGCCCGCAGCGTGGCCATCGCCGTGCGCACCGTGGTCTGGCGGATACTGGTGTTTTACGTCGGATCGATCTTTGTCATCGCGGCCATATTGCCCTGGAACTCCCCGGACCTCGACTCCCCGTTTGCGGGCGTGCTGAATTCCGCCGGCATCGCCTGGGCCGGGACCGCCATCACGCTGGTCGCCGTCGCGGCCCTGCTCTCCGCCCTGAACGCTAACCTGTATGGCGCCTCCCGCATGGTGTATTCCCTGGCGGAGCGTGGCGAGGCTCCGGCCATCTTTGGGCGCACCAGCCCGCGCCAGGTGCCGCGGGCCGCCGTCGCCGTCTCGGTGACGTTTGGGTTCGTGGCGGTGGTCCTGGAACTGCTCTTCCCCGGCAGGGTCCTGGACGCGTTGCTCAACCTGGTTGGCTCCACCTGCCTGATGGTGTGGGGCACCGCCCTGGTGTCCCAGCTGGTCCTGCGCCGCCGGGCCGACCGCGACGGCACCCGGCTCCCGCTCCGCATGGCGGGCTTCCCGGCCCTGACCGGGATCGGCCTGGCCCTGCTCGCCGCAATCTTCGCCGTCGGGTTCTTCGGCGAGCAAAGCCGCGCGCAGCTCATCGGAACGTTCGCGCTGGTGGCGGGAATCGCCGTCGTCTGCTGGCTGGCCCAGCGCCGCCAGGAAGGCAAGGCGCGCCAGAAGGCGTAG